GGTTTACCGGCTGTTCTTGGATATTTATTTGGTGTTATATTATTTTTTTTAATAATTATAAAGGATCTGTTTATATCTGTAAAAGGCAGGGTAAATTCCTTTGTTTCCATAACTTTTCCCCCAAGAACCTTAATTGCCTTTGAAGCTTCTTCCAATTCTTCAGAAATATTACCTGATTTATAAGCAATAAACAATCCCTCTTTTTTTACAAAAGGAAGACAATATTCCGATAAGGTTGATAATTTTGCTACTGCCCTTGAAGTACTTATATCAAAGCTTTCTCGGTAATCTTTTTCTCTTCCATAATCCTCAGCCCGTCCATGGATAGCTATTATATTATCTAAATCTAGCTCCTTAATTACTTCATTTAAAAAACGAACCCGTTTATTAAGAGAATCCATTAAAACAACTTTAGTATTTGGAAATGCTATTTTTAAAGGTACCCCAGGAAATCCTGCCCCTGTACCTAAATCTAGTATTTTTTCATTACTAGGCCTATATACCTTAACCATGGATAAACTGTCGACAAAATGTTTGTTAATTACTTCCATAAAATCAGTAATTGATGTAAGGTTCATAAGCTTATTCCAATGAATAAGGAGTTCATAATACTTTATAAACTGCTCAATCTGATAATCACTAAGATTTATTTTAAGTTCGGATAAAGCCTTCTCAAACTCTTCAATTCCTAATTTTTTATCATAATCCATATACTATACCCCTTATAAAATCAAATATTTATTTTTTGTTGTTACTTTTATGTTGCATCATATATACCAATAGTACAGATATATCTGCCGGGGATACTCCCGATATCCTTGATGCTTGACCTATAGATATAGGTTTGAATTTTTCTAATTTTTGTCTTGCCTCAATTCTTAATCCTGATATTTTACTATAATCAATATCTTCAGGTATTTTCTTATTTTCCATCTTCTTAAATTGCTCAACTTGTCTTTGCTGTCTTAGTATATAACCTTCATATTTTATATTAATATTAATTTGTTCAATTACATCTTTAGGTAAATCTTTTCTTTCCGGGTCAATACTTTCTAACAACTCATAATTTAATTCCGGTCTTCTTATTAACTCAGCCAAGGTTGCAGCTGTGGTCAATGGTGTACTATTAAGACTTTTTAATAACTCTTGGACCTTACTGTTAGCCCCTATTACTGTTTTTTCTAATCGTTTTATCTCTTTGTCTATACTTTCTTCTTTCTTTAGCAATGCCTGATAACGTTCCTCATCAATTAAGCCGATTTTATATCCAATTTTTGTAAGTCTAAGATCTGCATTATCTTGTCTTAGAAGTAATCTATATTCAGCCCTTGATGTCATCATACGATAAGGTTCCATAGTTTCCTTAGTTATCAAATCATCTATCAATACACCTATATAAGCCTGGGATCGATCTAAAATAAGTGGTTCCCTTCCTAAAATTTTCATGGCAGCATTTATTCCTGCAATAAGGCCCTGTGCGGCAGCTTCCTCATATCCGGAACTTCCGTTAAACTGTCCTGCACTAAATAAGCCTTCTATATTTTTAATTTCTAAGGTAGGCTTAAGTTGTGAAGGATTTATACAATCGTATTCAATTGCGTAAGCATTTCTTACAATATTAGCATTCTCAAGTCCCGGTACCGATCTATACATCTGTACTTGAACATCTTCAGGCAGGGAACTAGACATTCCGGATATATACATTTCATTGGTATAATTTCCTTCCGGTTCGATAAATACCTGATGCCTATCTTTATCGGCAAAACGAACCACCTTATCTTCAATGGAAGGACAATATCTGGCCCCTGTTCCTTTAATATCTCCGGTGTATAGGGGAGATCTGTCTATGTTGGCCCTAATTATTTCATGGGTCTTAGCTGTTGTATAGGTAAGCCAACATGAAACCTGTTCCCTTTTTATATCCTCAGCTTTATTTGTAAAGGAAAAGGGTACTATGTTTTCATCTCCCTTTTGCTCTTCCATTTTTGAAAAATCAATACTTCTTTTATCAATCCTTGCAGGAGTCCCTGTCTTAAATCTTAACATTTCAATTCCTAGTTTTTTTAAAGATTCTGTAAGATATAAGGCAGACTGAAGTCCGTCCGGTCCGGTTAAGTGTACCGTATCACCATATATACATCTTGAATTCAAATAAGTTCCCGTACAAATTATTACCGCTTTACAAGGATATATGGATCCTGAATAGGTCTTTACTCCGACTACTTTATTATCTTCTGTTATAATATCTACTATTTCAGCTTGTCTTAGAGTTAAGTTGGGGGTATTTTCAATTACCTTTCTCATACTATTAGAATATTCTTTCTTATCAGCCTGTGCCCTTAAAGAATGTACAGCAGGTCCTTTAGATAAATTTAACATCCTAGACTGAATATAGGTTTTATCGATATTCTTACCCATCTCTCCCCCTAAGGCATCTATTTCTCTGACCAAATGGCCTTTAGAAGTTCCTCCAATATTTGGATTACAGGGCATCATTGCCACACTGTCAATACTTACAGTAAATATAATAGTTTTTAATGATAACCTGGCACAGGCTAAAGCCGCCTCACATCCTGCATGACCGGCTCCTATCACAACTACGTCATAATCTTCGTATACGTATGACATATATCCTTTCCCTTTCTATTTAAACAAAATTATAGATAAATTTTTATTTTCCCATGCAAAACTCACTAAATATCATATTAATTAAATCTTCTTCTACATTTTCACCCAGAATTTTTCCAAGCTCATCATAAGCAGCCATTAAATCAATAGAATAAAAATCTTCAGGCATACCATCATTGATGCTCTTTCTTACCATATTAAGGGCATCAAGTGCCGATTTAAATGCCTCAATATGCCTTTGATTGGTAATAAAGATATCTTCATTTATGGTAATTTCACCTTTAAAGAATAAGTCTTTTATTAAATTCTCCAACTGATCTAATCCGGTATATTCAATAAAAGAGGTACTGATGATGGGATTTGATGTCTTCTTTTTAATATCTTCTGCAGAAATTTTTGATGGTAAATCACTTTTATTTAACAATAATATAGCCTTTTTATCTTTTATTAAAGAAAAAATAAGTTCATCATTTTCATCCAGAGGTGCTGAAGAATCGATTACATAAATTATAAGATCGGCTTCCTGTGCTACATTAATTGCTTTTTTTACTCCAATTTTTTCTACAATATCATCTGTATTACGTATTCCCGCTGTATCGATTATATTTAAAGTAATTTCATTTAACTGTATTGTTTCTTCAAGAGTATCCCTGGTAGTCCCTGCTATATCCGTAACTATAGCCCTATCTTCCCTTACTAAAATATTTAAGAGACTTGATTTACCTGCATTAGGCTTTCCTAATATAACTGTCTTAATCCCCTCTGTTATTAACCTACCATTTTTTGAACTTGAAATTAATTTTTCTAAGTCTTCACAATACTTATCTAGTTTTACTAATAATTCATCACTAAAACCGTCTATACTAATGTGTTCGGGATCGTCTAAAGCTGCTTCTATAAAAGCCATATCCCTTAAAATTCCATCCCTAAGTGTTTGTATAATTTCTAATTCTCTTCCCTTTAACTGATTAATAGAATTTTTAAGAGCAAGTTCATTCTTAGCATTTATAATATCACATACGGCTTCTGCTTGCGATAAGTCAATTCTACCATTTAAAAAAGCCCTTTTTGTAAATTCCCCCGGCTCTGCCAGCCTTACTCCATGTTTTAATACGGTCTCTAGAATTTTTCTTGTAACTACAACTCCACCATGACAATTTATTTCTACTACATTTTCTCTTGTATATGTGGAAGGGGCTTTCATAAGGGTAACCATAACTTCATCTATTATCTGATTTTCATCTACTATATATCCATAATGAATTGTATGACTATTTTCTGTGGACAATAGTTTGTTTTTTTTCTTAGACTGATATATTTTATCAATTACATTAAATGCCTCATCTCCGCTTATTCGTATAATACTAATTCCTCCACTGCTTGCACCGGTTGCAATAGCAGCAATTGTATCTGTTTTCATAAAATCTCCTCCTTTCATCCTACATGATTAAAAAGGTGTCTTAAAGTAAAGTCTACTTTTAAGACACCCCTTCTTACCATATTTGGTTCATTTATACATTTTCATTTGAAACAGCATTTTTTTTACTTTCCTTGTACTCCCTATAATCCTTTTTATAGTCTCTGCTATAATTTCTAGAATTATCTTTTCCATACTTATAAGGTCTGCTATCTCGATTAGATCTTTTATAACTTATAACAACCTTTCTATATGGATCTTCCCCTTCAGAATATGTTTCAACATATTTGTCATTTTGCAAGGCTGAATGAATAATTCTTCTTTCATAAGGATTCATAGGTTCTAAGGTAACAGATCTTCTGGTTTTTTTAACCTTGCTAGATATATTCCTTGCCAGATTTTCAAGGGTTTCTTTACGTCTTGCCCTATAATTTTCTGTGTCCAGTTTTACTTTAATATATTTTTCAGTGTTTTTATTTATAACCAGACTTACAAGGTATTGAAGGGAATCTAAGGTTTGTCCTCTTTTACCTATTAGCACACCCATATCTTGACCTTCAAGATTTATATCCAATATTTCATTTTCTTTATCTAAAGTTATATTAATACTTGCATCAACTTTCATTGCCTTAAGTACTTTTTCTAAAAACTCCCTTGCGGTATTTTCCACACTAACTTTAAGCCTAACTTTTATCTTAGCCGGTTTGCTGAATATACCTAAAAATCCGGAGGTTTCTTTTTCAATAACTTCATATTCAAGATTATCTGCAGTAGTACCTATCTCCAACATGGCATTAGTTAATGCTTCATCTACAGTTTTTGCAGTAAATTCTTTCCAATCCATTATTTATCCCCCTTTTCTACTTTCCTGTGTTTCAGAATATTTGCTATCTCAGATATACTTGCTGGATTGTAAGAACTTTCACCATTTTCTGCATCTTGGTCTATGTCCATAGTTCCATTTTGATTATCCATGGTCTTATCTGAAACACTTTCAATTGACTTGGTCTGCTTTTTCGCTAACTCTTGAATAGAAGGTTCTCCGGCAGGCTTAGCTTTCATATATTTCTTACTGGCTTTTTCCTGGCTCTTTTCAACTAATTCGTCTAAATCCATGCTATCTAAATATTTATTAACAAAAAATTGCTGAATTATAGATATAGTACTATTAGCAATCCAATATAAACCTACACCTATTGGAAGCATTAAACAAAAAAATCCAGACATAATCGGCATAACAACATTCATAGAAGACATAGGATTAGGTACATTATCTTTTGAATTTGTCTTAACATTTAACTGTTTACTTTGAACAAACTGCAATCCCATTGATAATAAAGGAATAATTATAGATATTGATTTCCAACTGGGGGTATTGGTTATACTTAAGCCAAATAAATTATTAGCATTCATAATGCTTCTTATGGCATTATCAGCATCTGAACTTAGACCGGCAT
This genomic interval from Herbinix luporum contains the following:
- the rsmG gene encoding 16S rRNA (guanine(527)-N(7))-methyltransferase RsmG, which encodes MDYDKKLGIEEFEKALSELKINLSDYQIEQFIKYYELLIHWNKLMNLTSITDFMEVINKHFVDSLSMVKVYRPSNEKILDLGTGAGFPGVPLKIAFPNTKVVLMDSLNKRVRFLNEVIKELDLDNIIAIHGRAEDYGREKDYRESFDISTSRAVAKLSTLSEYCLPFVKKEGLFIAYKSGNISEELEEASKAIKVLGGKVMETKEFTLPFTDINRSFIIIKKNNITPNKYPRTAGKPSKEPL
- a CDS encoding YidC/Oxa1 family membrane protein insertase, yielding MEVIFLFGKIVNPIASLLGLIMNAIYNFFNLFGIENIGLSIIVFTFITKTLMLPLTIKQQKFSRLQAIITPEIQKIQEKYKGKKDEASMRKLQAETQAVYARYGTNQTAGCLPMLITLPIMFALYRVINNIPEYVSAIRDYYTIVGTAIETRGIEVLSDIALNYEKLDLSNLNNIIKSLAAFNTSQWKLLLDAGLSSDADNAIRSIMNANNLFGLSITNTPSWKSISIIIPLLSMGLQFVQSKQLNVKTNSKDNVPNPMSSMNVVMPIMSGFFCLMLPIGVGLYWIANSTISIIQQFFVNKYLDSMDLDELVEKSQEKASKKYMKAKPAGEPSIQELAKKQTKSIESVSDKTMDNQNGTMDIDQDAENGESSYNPASISEIANILKHRKVEKGDK
- the mnmE gene encoding tRNA uridine-5-carboxymethylaminomethyl(34) synthesis GTPase MnmE is translated as MKTDTIAAIATGASSGGISIIRISGDEAFNVIDKIYQSKKKNKLLSTENSHTIHYGYIVDENQIIDEVMVTLMKAPSTYTRENVVEINCHGGVVVTRKILETVLKHGVRLAEPGEFTKRAFLNGRIDLSQAEAVCDIINAKNELALKNSINQLKGRELEIIQTLRDGILRDMAFIEAALDDPEHISIDGFSDELLVKLDKYCEDLEKLISSSKNGRLITEGIKTVILGKPNAGKSSLLNILVREDRAIVTDIAGTTRDTLEETIQLNEITLNIIDTAGIRNTDDIVEKIGVKKAINVAQEADLIIYVIDSSAPLDENDELIFSLIKDKKAILLLNKSDLPSKISAEDIKKKTSNPIISTSFIEYTGLDQLENLIKDLFFKGEITINEDIFITNQRHIEAFKSALDALNMVRKSINDGMPEDFYSIDLMAAYDELGKILGENVEEDLINMIFSEFCMGK
- the mnmG gene encoding tRNA uridine-5-carboxymethylaminomethyl(34) synthesis enzyme MnmG; the encoded protein is MSYVYEDYDVVVIGAGHAGCEAALACARLSLKTIIFTVSIDSVAMMPCNPNIGGTSKGHLVREIDALGGEMGKNIDKTYIQSRMLNLSKGPAVHSLRAQADKKEYSNSMRKVIENTPNLTLRQAEIVDIITEDNKVVGVKTYSGSIYPCKAVIICTGTYLNSRCIYGDTVHLTGPDGLQSALYLTESLKKLGIEMLRFKTGTPARIDKRSIDFSKMEEQKGDENIVPFSFTNKAEDIKREQVSCWLTYTTAKTHEIIRANIDRSPLYTGDIKGTGARYCPSIEDKVVRFADKDRHQVFIEPEGNYTNEMYISGMSSSLPEDVQVQMYRSVPGLENANIVRNAYAIEYDCINPSQLKPTLEIKNIEGLFSAGQFNGSSGYEEAAAQGLIAGINAAMKILGREPLILDRSQAYIGVLIDDLITKETMEPYRMMTSRAEYRLLLRQDNADLRLTKIGYKIGLIDEERYQALLKKEESIDKEIKRLEKTVIGANSKVQELLKSLNSTPLTTAATLAELIRRPELNYELLESIDPERKDLPKDVIEQININIKYEGYILRQQRQVEQFKKMENKKIPEDIDYSKISGLRIEARQKLEKFKPISIGQASRISGVSPADISVLLVYMMQHKSNNKK
- the jag gene encoding RNA-binding cell elongation regulator Jag/EloR, with product MDWKEFTAKTVDEALTNAMLEIGTTADNLEYEVIEKETSGFLGIFSKPAKIKVRLKVSVENTAREFLEKVLKAMKVDASINITLDKENEILDINLEGQDMGVLIGKRGQTLDSLQYLVSLVINKNTEKYIKVKLDTENYRARRKETLENLARNISSKVKKTRRSVTLEPMNPYERRIIHSALQNDKYVETYSEGEDPYRKVVISYKRSNRDSRPYKYGKDNSRNYSRDYKKDYREYKESKKNAVSNENV